The following are from one region of the Pseudobacteriovorax antillogorgiicola genome:
- a CDS encoding glycine betaine ABC transporter substrate-binding protein has protein sequence MIYLKEIATTVFLIFLSTNSVADTKTLRVGSKNFSEQLILGEILAQIIEDRSAYTVERKLNMGSTFLAFGALENGDIDFYVEYTGTGFVTILKRTDFGNPDEVFQVVQDEFERRYQMVWSPPLGFNNTYGIAVRESDESLAHVKTLSDLAKENDFIFGSPHEFLERKDGFIGLTEAYNMSIPPERRVSINPGLMYKAIQMGEVDVITGFTTDARIAKYNLRILEDDRQFFPPYYASILVKRETLNRHPIIQDLFNILADQISAEEMMTLNGLVDEKKLDPAEVARRFLLEKGIIDDGKLDRDTNIEDSERLGWPAYLWAKRPYITEIILEHIWISGVAIGLASLLAVPIGILLTRKETWSGPIFSVTNVIQTIPSLALFGFLLPIMGIGLKPAIFALFLYSLLPILRNTYLGIRGVDPVLKEVARGIGLTNRHILTMIEIPLALPVIIGGIRTAAVIVIGTATLADLIGAGGLGNPIFRGIQSVDNRLIMLGAVPSAALALMVDRGLFYLERRLTPSQK, from the coding sequence TTGATCTACCTTAAAGAGATCGCTACCACAGTTTTCTTGATATTCCTGTCTACAAACAGTGTTGCTGATACAAAAACTCTGCGGGTGGGTTCAAAAAACTTTAGCGAACAACTCATTTTAGGGGAAATTTTAGCCCAAATTATAGAAGATCGCTCAGCCTACACCGTCGAACGAAAGCTCAATATGGGCAGCACCTTTCTCGCCTTCGGTGCATTAGAAAACGGTGATATCGATTTTTATGTGGAGTATACCGGTACAGGCTTTGTCACCATTTTAAAACGCACCGACTTCGGTAACCCAGACGAGGTGTTTCAAGTGGTGCAAGATGAATTCGAACGCCGTTACCAGATGGTGTGGTCGCCACCACTGGGCTTCAACAATACCTATGGGATTGCAGTGAGAGAATCTGATGAATCACTCGCCCATGTAAAGACACTATCTGACTTAGCAAAGGAAAATGATTTTATATTCGGCTCGCCACACGAGTTTTTAGAACGAAAGGATGGCTTCATTGGCCTCACTGAAGCCTATAATATGTCCATACCTCCCGAACGCCGGGTTTCGATCAATCCTGGCTTGATGTATAAAGCCATTCAGATGGGTGAAGTGGATGTGATTACTGGCTTCACCACTGATGCCCGGATCGCAAAGTATAATCTTAGAATTTTGGAAGACGATCGGCAGTTTTTCCCTCCCTACTATGCATCGATCTTGGTCAAACGGGAGACCCTCAACCGACACCCGATTATCCAAGACTTATTCAATATACTCGCTGACCAAATCAGCGCTGAAGAGATGATGACCCTCAATGGTTTGGTGGACGAAAAGAAACTGGACCCTGCTGAAGTAGCTCGGCGCTTTCTCCTTGAAAAAGGCATAATCGATGACGGAAAGCTGGATCGCGACACAAATATCGAAGATTCGGAGCGACTGGGTTGGCCAGCCTACCTCTGGGCAAAACGCCCTTATATCACTGAGATTATCTTGGAACATATTTGGATTTCAGGGGTCGCCATCGGTTTGGCTAGCCTTCTTGCGGTTCCCATAGGGATCTTACTGACCAGGAAAGAGACTTGGAGCGGGCCGATATTTTCTGTGACCAATGTCATCCAAACGATTCCAAGCCTCGCACTCTTCGGTTTTTTACTCCCCATAATGGGGATCGGCTTGAAGCCTGCTATATTCGCGTTATTTTTATATTCTTTACTTCCCATTCTGCGAAACACCTATCTCGGAATAAGGGGAGTTGATCCTGTTCTGAAAGAGGTAGCTCGGGGGATTGGACTAACCAACCGCCACATTTTGACGATGATTGAAATACCTTTAGCCCTGCCCGTAATCATTGGTGGCATCCGCACTGCTGCTGTGATAGTGATTGGGACGGCGACCTTAGCGGATCTAATTGGCGCTGGTGGATTGGGAAATCCGATTTTTCGTGGAATACAAAGTGTTGATAACCGATTGATTATGTTGGGAGCTGTGCCCTCCGCGGCCCTAGCCTTGATGGTTGATCGAGGCTTGTTTTATCTGGAGCGTAGACTCACCCCTTCTCAAAAGTGA
- a CDS encoding ATP-binding cassette domain-containing protein has translation MEKLSKQFQDGGAYAVRDVSFHVDKGQIACLIGSSGCGKTTTLRMINRLLEPSSGSISINGVEYQSSDPIAWRRGMGYVVQSVGLMPHMTIRQNIEILSRAMGRERSERRKRSRKLMDMVGLPPDGFSDRYPDELSGGQQQRVGIARALMEDPPVLLMDEPFGALDPIIRSSMHEELIQLNRQLQKTILMVTHDMSEAFKLGNLIAIMDQGSIVQQGTPRQLIDQPVNEFVANFCRGAALDLP, from the coding sequence GTGGAAAAGCTCTCAAAACAATTTCAAGATGGTGGCGCTTATGCCGTTCGCGATGTGAGCTTTCATGTGGATAAAGGCCAAATTGCCTGCCTAATCGGCAGCAGTGGTTGCGGTAAGACGACCACACTCAGGATGATCAACCGCCTCCTTGAGCCTAGCTCAGGCTCTATTAGCATCAACGGTGTCGAATATCAGTCCTCAGACCCAATTGCCTGGCGTCGCGGCATGGGTTATGTGGTGCAAAGCGTAGGCTTGATGCCTCACATGACGATTCGGCAAAATATCGAAATTCTTTCCCGCGCCATGGGGAGGGAACGTTCTGAAAGACGAAAACGAAGCCGCAAGCTGATGGATATGGTAGGCCTACCGCCAGATGGCTTTTCAGATCGTTACCCCGATGAACTTAGTGGTGGTCAACAACAGCGGGTTGGCATCGCCCGAGCTTTGATGGAAGACCCTCCTGTCCTACTCATGGACGAACCTTTCGGAGCCCTTGACCCCATCATCAGATCATCCATGCATGAGGAGTTGATCCAGCTCAATCGCCAGCTTCAAAAAACAATCCTAATGGTCACCCACGATATGTCCGAAGCCTTCAAGCTAGGGAACCTTATCGCCATCATGGATCAAGGCTCTATTGTGCAGCAAGGCACCCCCCGTCAGCTAATTGATCAGCCCGTAAATGAATTTGTCGCAAACTTTTGCAGGGGAGCTGCCCTTGATCTACCTTAA
- a CDS encoding pentapeptide repeat-containing protein has product MEGITTHADLPDNIDTSLYNMVASALKENPKTRALAEEQILAIAQLAVVEGKVNDELWLHDQIKAAEDASPHIPGSKILKIPVNQPASIENQADLDQLAEAHQLWMDSVLHPTKPNQGGRANLRGCDLRGLSLEGLDLRGANLQGANLSGCAARGVILTTADLRDADLSGAQLISAKLRRCKLDRANFSDANLEGADLRRVQVDKTIWKDVHLEGALLDDPSPIKS; this is encoded by the coding sequence TTGGAAGGCATCACCACTCATGCGGATCTACCGGACAACATCGACACCAGCTTATACAACATGGTCGCCAGTGCGTTGAAGGAAAACCCAAAGACACGAGCCTTGGCGGAAGAGCAGATTTTAGCGATAGCGCAGCTCGCTGTGGTTGAAGGTAAAGTCAACGATGAACTGTGGCTCCATGATCAAATTAAGGCGGCGGAAGATGCCTCGCCCCATATCCCTGGCAGTAAAATTCTGAAGATTCCGGTCAACCAACCGGCGTCCATTGAAAACCAAGCTGACCTCGATCAGCTCGCTGAAGCCCACCAGCTTTGGATGGATTCGGTGCTTCACCCAACAAAGCCGAATCAAGGGGGTCGCGCCAATCTTCGAGGCTGCGACTTAAGGGGCTTGAGCCTAGAAGGTTTGGATCTTCGCGGCGCTAATCTACAAGGGGCCAACCTTTCTGGCTGTGCTGCAAGAGGCGTCATACTTACTACGGCAGACCTAAGAGATGCAGACCTTAGTGGCGCGCAACTCATTTCTGCCAAGCTGCGACGCTGTAAACTTGACCGAGCAAATTTTTCAGATGCGAACCTCGAAGGGGCCGACCTCCGCCGGGTTCAGGTGGATAAGACCATCTGGAAGGATGTCCACCTCGAAGGGGCTCTTTTGGACGACCCTAGCCCCATTAAGAGCTAA
- the sppA gene encoding signal peptide peptidase SppA, with protein sequence MKHYIKKAFSILTGMFALIGLSTTLLTVVMLIAISQFQGEVSSGSGLSAPDIDDSIIEIELDGVIQSRSMDPRSQFFNEVFGGPRGYQLSDLRKMLRRAAEDIRVRGVFVNMRNPVASFSTMQELRRSFIEFRKSEKPLYVNLYAGDTLTYFLASAGEVINLAPLGGLMIPGPAFQLTYFGPALEKLGVEMEVFQAGKYKSAMEPFVRSEPSEPSLEMYRSMESSLRQSLIKAIGESRGKPETDVGNWLRVSSFTSAQALSMGAVDMMDYETALLDKLKEVTKTDKLVKWRPYLVHSADLDEPRIADGDDKVGYVEASGEIRMSFQRGEENVIAPKPLIKELRWLAKQEDVKAIVFRVNSPGGSALASDLIWEEVRKLNEVKPVVVSMGQVAASGGYYIAAPASKIFAEAQTITGSIGVIGASLVGKDVPDKYGVHFHVVTQSERAKYLNFTESASAEDKRIIGESIDDVYQTFLDRVAQGRAKTKEQIHELAQGRVYTGQEALELGLVDHLGGRREAFRMAKELGQLNPEKLYPVMQYQPEPRSFFDCLGAPERMMECLSELEGGIQSMLIADPVAKQVLKPMNRLQKLLQDDEVLMYWPGQVRWSHGSDAL encoded by the coding sequence ATGAAACATTACATTAAAAAAGCGTTCTCAATCCTTACTGGGATGTTCGCCCTGATTGGGCTAAGCACAACCCTACTCACTGTTGTGATGCTGATTGCCATCAGCCAGTTTCAGGGTGAGGTGTCCAGTGGTTCCGGGCTCTCAGCACCGGACATTGATGACTCCATCATCGAGATCGAACTCGACGGCGTCATCCAAAGCCGCAGTATGGACCCACGGTCGCAATTCTTTAATGAAGTTTTCGGAGGACCGCGAGGGTATCAACTGAGCGATCTCAGGAAGATGCTGCGTCGAGCCGCTGAAGATATCCGGGTTCGCGGAGTTTTCGTGAATATGCGCAATCCTGTAGCCAGTTTCTCGACAATGCAGGAGCTGAGACGATCGTTTATTGAGTTTCGAAAATCGGAAAAGCCCCTTTATGTGAACCTCTATGCAGGTGATACACTCACTTACTTCTTGGCGTCTGCAGGGGAGGTCATCAACCTGGCTCCCCTTGGTGGTCTCATGATCCCGGGTCCCGCATTTCAATTGACCTATTTTGGGCCAGCACTAGAAAAGCTTGGGGTTGAAATGGAAGTGTTTCAAGCAGGGAAGTATAAATCGGCTATGGAACCCTTTGTCCGGTCTGAACCTAGCGAACCAAGCCTTGAAATGTACCGTTCGATGGAATCTTCATTGAGGCAGTCGCTCATCAAAGCCATTGGCGAAAGTCGTGGGAAACCTGAAACTGACGTCGGCAACTGGTTGCGAGTATCCAGCTTTACCAGTGCTCAGGCTCTCAGCATGGGGGCTGTGGATATGATGGATTATGAAACAGCGCTTCTCGACAAACTGAAGGAAGTTACGAAAACCGACAAGTTGGTGAAATGGCGTCCATACCTAGTTCACAGCGCTGATCTCGATGAGCCGAGGATTGCGGATGGCGACGATAAAGTCGGCTACGTGGAAGCTTCTGGGGAAATTCGCATGAGTTTTCAGAGAGGCGAGGAAAATGTTATTGCGCCGAAGCCTTTGATCAAAGAACTGCGCTGGCTTGCCAAGCAAGAGGATGTGAAGGCCATCGTGTTCCGTGTGAATAGCCCTGGTGGTTCAGCTCTTGCCTCTGATTTGATTTGGGAAGAGGTTCGGAAGCTGAATGAAGTGAAGCCTGTGGTTGTGTCTATGGGGCAGGTCGCGGCGTCCGGCGGCTACTATATCGCGGCACCAGCCAGCAAGATTTTTGCTGAGGCCCAAACGATAACAGGGTCTATCGGAGTGATTGGTGCGAGTCTGGTTGGTAAAGACGTTCCCGATAAGTATGGCGTTCATTTTCACGTTGTCACCCAATCAGAGCGGGCCAAGTATCTAAACTTCACCGAGTCTGCCTCCGCAGAAGACAAACGCATTATCGGTGAAAGCATCGATGACGTTTATCAAACCTTCTTAGATCGTGTAGCGCAAGGGCGAGCCAAGACCAAGGAGCAGATTCACGAATTGGCTCAGGGCCGCGTCTATACAGGCCAAGAGGCACTGGAACTAGGGCTTGTGGATCACCTCGGTGGTCGTCGGGAAGCATTCCGCATGGCGAAGGAACTTGGCCAGTTGAATCCTGAAAAACTCTATCCGGTGATGCAATATCAGCCTGAACCTCGCTCGTTTTTCGATTGCTTGGGTGCGCCTGAGCGCATGATGGAATGTCTTTCAGAATTGGAAGGTGGAATCCAATCCATGCTCATTGCTGATCCTGTAGCCAAACAGGTTCTCAAACCTATGAATCGCCTGCAGAAGCTTTTGCAAGACGACGAAGTGCTCATGTACTGGCCTGGACAAGTTCGCTGGTCTCACGGGAGTGATGCTCTGTGA
- a CDS encoding DUF58 domain-containing protein — translation MISPELRKQIKTLQLKAGHDVSNILAGEYVSAFKGRGMEFDEVREYFPGDDVRAIDWNVTARMGQPFIKVFREEREMTLMLMVDVSPSQFFGTQEKSKVEIAAELAAVLAFLAIRNNDRVGVILFSDHVEQYIPPMKGRSHIWNIIRSVLSHEPKGRATKLDEAISHYLQVIKRRSLCFLISDFLTEGYENKLKQLAARHDLVCVDIEDPREQEWVDAGLLAIQDSETGEQLVLDSGDPNLWRQIEEAWQEKVDGLQGLARKSGFDILSLRTNQSIVDGLMAVFKRRERRQRRR, via the coding sequence GTGATCTCGCCTGAATTACGGAAGCAAATCAAAACTCTTCAATTAAAGGCTGGCCACGATGTGAGCAACATCCTGGCTGGTGAGTATGTCTCGGCTTTCAAAGGTCGAGGCATGGAGTTTGATGAAGTTAGAGAATACTTTCCTGGGGACGATGTTCGCGCTATCGACTGGAATGTGACAGCGCGCATGGGTCAGCCTTTCATCAAAGTCTTTCGCGAAGAGCGTGAGATGACCCTGATGCTGATGGTGGACGTTAGCCCCTCTCAATTTTTTGGAACCCAAGAGAAGAGTAAAGTGGAGATCGCGGCTGAATTGGCTGCAGTACTGGCATTCTTAGCCATTCGGAACAACGATAGGGTTGGAGTGATCCTGTTTTCGGATCATGTGGAGCAGTACATTCCCCCAATGAAGGGGCGGTCCCATATTTGGAATATTATTCGTTCGGTTCTGAGCCACGAGCCGAAGGGAAGAGCGACAAAACTCGACGAGGCCATTAGTCACTATCTACAGGTTATCAAGAGACGCAGTTTATGCTTTCTTATTTCAGACTTTCTTACCGAGGGTTACGAAAATAAACTCAAGCAGCTCGCAGCACGCCACGACTTGGTTTGCGTTGATATTGAAGATCCCCGAGAACAAGAGTGGGTTGATGCCGGATTGCTTGCTATCCAAGATAGCGAAACTGGGGAGCAGCTGGTGCTTGATTCGGGAGACCCTAATCTTTGGCGTCAGATCGAAGAGGCTTGGCAGGAGAAAGTTGATGGGCTTCAAGGTTTAGCACGAAAGTCAGGTTTTGATATCTTGAGCCTCCGAACCAATCAATCCATTGTTGATGGGTTGATGGCGGTATTCAAGCGTCGGGAACGACGGCAAAGGAGGCGCTGA